The Desulfovibrio sp. JC010 sequence GGCAAAGCTCATAAAGTTGCGATGGTCGCATCAATGAGAAAGTTACTTGGCATTTTGAATGCCCTAATTGCTAACGACCAATATTGGTCTGAGCAGCCTGCGTAGCTTGACTTTTGCCACCGTTGCTCCGGCGGCTGGGGAAGGGAAAACTTTTGCAAAAGTTTTCCCTTCCCCAGACCCCATCCCTTTCAAAACCTTTTAATAAGCTTCGCTACGTTAGCGGAAAACCACCATAAATAAAACCGCACTATTTTGGACAAATAGTGCGGTTAATAATGTTCTCTGGCGAAGCCCTACTAAAAAAGTTTGGGATTCTTAAACCCTTTTCAAAGGGTTTAAGGCCCCCGGCAGGGCCGTCGGAGACATCCTACTTCAAAGTAACAAGACCGTAGTTCTTCTTACCTTTGCGGATCAGCATGCATTCGCCGCCGATGAAGTCGCCATCACCGGGCACGTAGTCGAACTCGGCAACGCGCTCGTTGTTGATGTACAGACCGCCGCCCTTGATATCCTTGCGGGCCTGACCTTTGGACTTAACCATACCGAGGTCAAGCAGAATCTGAGGCAGGTCGGGCAGATCGGATTTGGCGTATTCTACTCCGGGAGCAGCTTCCATGGCTCCGCGCAGGGTTGCGGCGTCAACGGACTTGATGTCGCCCTTACCGAACAGAGCTGCGGTTGCGGCCTGAACTTTTTCCAGTTCTTCCTTACCGTGGATCATAATAGTGGTCTCTTCGGCCAAACGCTTGTGCGCTGCGCGCATATGCGGAGCTTCTTCGTGCTCTTTGGCGATCTCGGCAATCTCTTCCTCGGTGAGGAAAGTGAAGTACTTGAGGAAGTTGATCACGTCACGGTCGTCGGTATTGATCCAGAACTGGTAGAAAGTGTACGGGGAAGTGAGTTCAGCATTCAGGAAAACTGCGTTGCCTTCACTCTTACCGAACTTCTGGCCGGATGCGGTGGTAATCAGCGGGAAGGTTACAGCAAAACCTTCGCCCTGCGCCTTACGGCGGATCAATTCGCAACCCGCGGTGATGTTGCCCCACTGGTCGCCGCCGCCGATCTGGAGCTGGCAGCCTTTTTCCTTGAACAGGTGATAGAAATCGTAACCCTGCAGGATCATGTAACTGAATTCGGTGTAGGAAATACCTACATCGTCGCGACCGAAACGGCCTTTCACGGACTCTTTGGCCATCATCCAGTTAATGGTGAAATGCTTGCCCACATCGCGCAGCATATCAAGATAGGAAATATCTTTGGTCCAGTCGTAGTTGTTCACAACCTCAGCTTTCTCGCCGGTGTTGCGTTCGCAGAAAGCTTCAATCTGAGCCTGAATATTTGCAGCCTGAGATTCCACTTTATCGATGGAAGTAAATTCACGTTCCTTGTCCTTGCCGCTGGGGTCGCCGATACGTCCGGTTGCGCCGCCGAGCAGGAAAAGGGGATTATGGCCCGCACGCTTCATGCGCACAAGGCAAAGCAGGGGAACAAGGTTACCGATATGCAGGCTGTCCGCAGTGGGGTCGAAGCCGCAATACATGTACTGACCCGGAGTATCCAGATACTCGCGTACCTTCTCTTCGTCAGA is a genomic window containing:
- the tyrS gene encoding tyrosine--tRNA ligase yields the protein MNIYDELKWRGLINQVSDEEKVREYLDTPGQYMYCGFDPTADSLHIGNLVPLLCLVRMKRAGHNPLFLLGGATGRIGDPSGKDKEREFTSIDKVESQAANIQAQIEAFCERNTGEKAEVVNNYDWTKDISYLDMLRDVGKHFTINWMMAKESVKGRFGRDDVGISYTEFSYMILQGYDFYHLFKEKGCQLQIGGGDQWGNITAGCELIRRKAQGEGFAVTFPLITTASGQKFGKSEGNAVFLNAELTSPYTFYQFWINTDDRDVINFLKYFTFLTEEEIAEIAKEHEEAPHMRAAHKRLAEETTIMIHGKEELEKVQAATAALFGKGDIKSVDAATLRGAMEAAPGVEYAKSDLPDLPQILLDLGMVKSKGQARKDIKGGGLYINNERVAEFDYVPGDGDFIGGECMLIRKGKKNYGLVTLK